Proteins from a genomic interval of Zingiber officinale cultivar Zhangliang chromosome 2A, Zo_v1.1, whole genome shotgun sequence:
- the LOC122044244 gene encoding uncharacterized protein LOC122044244, whose protein sequence is MAAMSLEPVPPPPVSPNSSSPPCPLPMSNLRNSTIEIMRFGGGCIDFSDRPTVGIFAFEVADAMARLVSLHRTLADDHFLPLRDNMCSVGVATFFSTDPSFLVRAELVADLDAVAATVARFSVKCRNPLLRGFDRFYGCVKAAALRHGRVADLDLLGLGSMVKSDAKVIKKMEKYVASTSLLHEELLNLEESEKAQDSEQFPKQRKHGTALEDQRLNVRWLKERSLWSWTFDEVVRPMVGAVFTVMARIYEVFAAQILCSPPLPPARNHGRILHFPSTGLNFFNTLSSRMFNRTSSAAKDAPITIENLPSLKASPSTVGGSGLSFHYKELIVIAESLFARWKLDNDADAHAGLMPMRQIETAVGDALCHNMTPSMRRKVRAKLKEIRQMPSLSSMEADRWRNELERILGWLGPVAHNTTCRLVEELSEERFLVAPRVLLSQTLHFADRNLTKTAIVDVFVALSRLLCVGPI, encoded by the exons ATGGCCGCCATGTCCCTCGAACCTGTTCCGCCACCTCCCGTGAGTCCCaactcctcctctcctccctgtCCTCTGCCTATG AGCAATCTGAGAAATTCCACGATCGAAATCATGAGATTCGGGGGCGGTTGCATCGACTTCTCCGACCGCCCCACCGTGGGTATTTTCGCCTTCGAGGTCGCCGACGCCATGGCGCGCCTCGTCTCCCTCCACCGTACCCTCGCCGACGACCACTTCCTCCCCCTCCGCGACAACATGTGTTCCGTCGGCGTCGCCACTTTTTTCTCCACGGACCCATCCTTCCTCGTCCGCGCCGAGCTAGTCGCCGACCTCGACGCGGTGGCCGCCACCGTCGCGCGCTTCTCCGTCAAGTGCCGCAACCCTCTGTTACGTGGCTTCGATCGCTTCTACGGTTGCGTCAAGGCTGCTGCACTCCGCCACGGTCGCGTAGCAGATTTGGACCTCCTCGGGCTCGGCTCGATGGTGAAGAGTGACGCGAAGGTGATCAAGAAGATGGAGAAGTACGTGGCTTCGACCTCCCTGCTTCACGAGGAACTCCTCAACCTCGAGGAGTCGGAGAAGGCGCAGGACTCTGAGCAGTTTCCAAAACAGAGGAAACATGGCACGGCGCTGGAGGATCAGCGCCTCAACGTCCGGTGGCTTAAGGAGAGatctttatggagctggaccTTCGACGAGGTCGTCCGACCTATGGTCGGCGCCGTCTTCACCGTCATGGCCAGGATCTATGAAGTCTTCGCCGCCCAAATCCTCTGTTCGCCACCTCTGCCGCCGGCGAGAAACCATGGCCGCATCCTGCATTTCCCCAGCACCGGCCTCAATTTCTTCAACACGCTGTCATCAAGAATGTTCAACAGGACCTCGTCGGCGGCAAAGGACGCCCCCATAACCATCGAAAATCTCCCTTCTCTGAAAGCCTCGCCGAGCACCGTCGGTGGCTCAGGCTTGTCGTTCCACTACAAGGAATTGATCGTGATTGCGGAGTCTTTATTTGCACGCTGGAAGTTAGACAACGACGCGGATGCGCATGCGGGCCTGATGCCGATGAGACAGATAGAGACCGCGGTCGGAGACGCGCTGTGCCATAATATGACGCCGTCGATGCGGCGCAAGGTGAGGGCGAAGCTGAAGGAGATCCGGCAGATGCCGTCGTTGTCGTCAATGGAAGCGGACCGGTGGAGGAATGAATTAGAACGGATCTTGGGTTGGCTGGGGCCGGTGGCGCACAACACTACGTGCCGGTTGGTGGAGGAGCTCAGCGAGGAGCGATTCTTGGTTGCCCCGCGGGTGTTGCTGTCGCAGACGCTTCACTTTGCGGATCGGAATCTGACGAAGACCGCCATCGTCGACGTCTTCGTTGCGCTCAGCCGCCTTTTGTGTGTGGGTCCCATATGA
- the LOC122043203 gene encoding uncharacterized protein LOC122043203 isoform X2, whose protein sequence is MARGGGDKEWKLDQDDHTDEEIPPSIQNGKRRLFHEHELDLSKDVRHQDAKEEEEKEEEEGDEDRGSTTESVGERSCGNNNNKIENEDEEEDEEGCNKNGEGSSERSVPSVRQYNRSKTPRLRWTPDLHLSFVHAVERLGGQDRATPKLVLQMMNVRGLSIAHVKSHLQMYRSKKLDDSGKEKIIISSDLHLRRSDHPRFHEMLYHRAAAAAYQPFRLMENGGGTGDDGYITNRSIHECSNSSHLNYSYNLQPSLDQSTRKLGLQGWAFNQQTPARGTGLFLKDQNGINEKFRSLYDKFFDKEPKAAAALFTTSAHGFNWIGSSTRPLASTSSSHDDSCSIKYQFDDPFRLELHKQEFARRDQQDAKKKKKKRAAEYWSHHDLQLSLRPSVGDDHIHIDEMREDNYKCEEEADDNNKNSVLSLSLSLSLSPSTSMFQELDQHRDHNKLEMMQNGSGKKAGSGPSTLDLTMSIRASE, encoded by the exons ATGGCAAGAGGAGGGGGAGATAAAGAGTGGAAGCTGGATCAAGATGATCACACTGATGAGGAGATTCCTCCATCTATTCAAAATGGAAAGAGGAGGCTATTCCATGAGCATGAGCTTGATCTCAGCAAGGATGTGCGCCATCAAgatgcaaaagaagaagaagaaaaagaagaggaggagggtGATGAAGATAGGGGTAGCACGACGGAATCGGTCGGAGAAAGGAGTTGcggcaacaataataataagatcGAAAATGAGGacgaggaggaagatgaagaaggcTGTAACAAGAATGGAGAAGGCAGCAGTGAGAGATCGGTGCCTTCTGTGAGGCAGTACAACAGATCTAAAACACCGAGGTTGCGGTGGACGCCGGACCTCCATCTCTCCTTTGTTCATGCAGTCGAGAGACTTGGAGGCCAAGACA GAGCCACTCCAAAGTTGGTccttcagatgatgaatgtgagaGGGCTGAGCATAGCTCACGTAAAGAGTCATTTGCAG ATGTACAGAAGCAAGAAACTAGATGATTCCGGGAAAGAGAAAATAATTATCTCTTCAG ATTTGCACTTGAGAAGAAGTGATCATCCTAGGTTTCATGAGATGTTATACCAcagagcagcagcagcagcatacCAGCCCTTCAGATTAATGGAAAATGGAGGAGGTACTGGAGACGACGGCTACATCACCAACAGGAGCATCCATGAGTGTTCTAATTCAAGCCATCTTAATTACAGCTACAATCTCCAACCCTCACTGGATCAAAGCACCAGAAAATTAGG GcttcaaggatgggcatttaacCAGCAAACACCAGCAAGAGGTACTGGCCTATTCTTGAAGGATCAGAATGGTATTAACGAAAAGTTTAGATCTTTATATGACAAATTCTTCGACAAAGAACCCAAAGCAGCTGCAGCATTATTCACTACTTCGGCACATGGATTCAATTGGATTGGTAGTAGCACGCGACCATTAGCCTCCACTTCTAGTAGCCATGATGATAGCTGCAGCATCAAGTATCAATTCGATGATCCATTTAGACTCGAG CTACATAAGCAAGAATTTGCAAGAAGAGATCAGCAAgatgccaagaagaagaagaagaagagagccgCGGAGTACTGGAGTCATCACGACTTGCAACTGAGTTTGAGGCCGAGCGTGGGAGATGATCATATTCATATCGATGAAATGCGAGAAGACAATTACAAGTGCGAAGAAGAAGCTGATGACAACAACAAGAATAGTGTGCTCTCGCTCTCGCTTTCGCTCTCGCTTTCTCCCTCGACTTCAatgttccaagaattagatcaacACCGAGATCACAACAAACTCGAAATGATGCAGAATGGCAGCGGGAAGAAGGCCGGTTCGGGGCCGAGTACTTTAGATCTGACCATGTCGATTAGGGCGTCGGAGTGA
- the LOC122043203 gene encoding uncharacterized protein LOC122043203 isoform X1, with amino-acid sequence MARGGGDKEWKLDQDDHTDEEIPPSIQNGKRRLFHEHELDLSKDVRHQDAKEEEEKEEEEGDEDRGSTTESVGERSCGNNNNKIENEDEEEDEEGCNKNGEGSSERSVPSVRQYNRSKTPRLRWTPDLHLSFVHAVERLGGQDRATPKLVLQMMNVRGLSIAHVKSHLQMYRSKKLDDSGKEKIIISSASSPIDLHLRRSDHPRFHEMLYHRAAAAAYQPFRLMENGGGTGDDGYITNRSIHECSNSSHLNYSYNLQPSLDQSTRKLGLQGWAFNQQTPARGTGLFLKDQNGINEKFRSLYDKFFDKEPKAAAALFTTSAHGFNWIGSSTRPLASTSSSHDDSCSIKYQFDDPFRLELHKQEFARRDQQDAKKKKKKRAAEYWSHHDLQLSLRPSVGDDHIHIDEMREDNYKCEEEADDNNKNSVLSLSLSLSLSPSTSMFQELDQHRDHNKLEMMQNGSGKKAGSGPSTLDLTMSIRASE; translated from the exons ATGGCAAGAGGAGGGGGAGATAAAGAGTGGAAGCTGGATCAAGATGATCACACTGATGAGGAGATTCCTCCATCTATTCAAAATGGAAAGAGGAGGCTATTCCATGAGCATGAGCTTGATCTCAGCAAGGATGTGCGCCATCAAgatgcaaaagaagaagaagaaaaagaagaggaggagggtGATGAAGATAGGGGTAGCACGACGGAATCGGTCGGAGAAAGGAGTTGcggcaacaataataataagatcGAAAATGAGGacgaggaggaagatgaagaaggcTGTAACAAGAATGGAGAAGGCAGCAGTGAGAGATCGGTGCCTTCTGTGAGGCAGTACAACAGATCTAAAACACCGAGGTTGCGGTGGACGCCGGACCTCCATCTCTCCTTTGTTCATGCAGTCGAGAGACTTGGAGGCCAAGACA GAGCCACTCCAAAGTTGGTccttcagatgatgaatgtgagaGGGCTGAGCATAGCTCACGTAAAGAGTCATTTGCAG ATGTACAGAAGCAAGAAACTAGATGATTCCGGGAAAGAGAAAATAATTATCTCTTCAG CTTCATCTCCAATAGATTTGCACTTGAGAAGAAGTGATCATCCTAGGTTTCATGAGATGTTATACCAcagagcagcagcagcagcatacCAGCCCTTCAGATTAATGGAAAATGGAGGAGGTACTGGAGACGACGGCTACATCACCAACAGGAGCATCCATGAGTGTTCTAATTCAAGCCATCTTAATTACAGCTACAATCTCCAACCCTCACTGGATCAAAGCACCAGAAAATTAGG GcttcaaggatgggcatttaacCAGCAAACACCAGCAAGAGGTACTGGCCTATTCTTGAAGGATCAGAATGGTATTAACGAAAAGTTTAGATCTTTATATGACAAATTCTTCGACAAAGAACCCAAAGCAGCTGCAGCATTATTCACTACTTCGGCACATGGATTCAATTGGATTGGTAGTAGCACGCGACCATTAGCCTCCACTTCTAGTAGCCATGATGATAGCTGCAGCATCAAGTATCAATTCGATGATCCATTTAGACTCGAG CTACATAAGCAAGAATTTGCAAGAAGAGATCAGCAAgatgccaagaagaagaagaagaagagagccgCGGAGTACTGGAGTCATCACGACTTGCAACTGAGTTTGAGGCCGAGCGTGGGAGATGATCATATTCATATCGATGAAATGCGAGAAGACAATTACAAGTGCGAAGAAGAAGCTGATGACAACAACAAGAATAGTGTGCTCTCGCTCTCGCTTTCGCTCTCGCTTTCTCCCTCGACTTCAatgttccaagaattagatcaacACCGAGATCACAACAAACTCGAAATGATGCAGAATGGCAGCGGGAAGAAGGCCGGTTCGGGGCCGAGTACTTTAGATCTGACCATGTCGATTAGGGCGTCGGAGTGA